The Triplophysa rosa linkage group LG15, Trosa_1v2, whole genome shotgun sequence genome has a segment encoding these proteins:
- the LOC130566075 gene encoding uncharacterized protein K02A2.6-like, with amino-acid sequence MEKLPVTAADIRRETMVDPTLPTVIELVVKGTQAVNLTGNNELTPFVSRCNELSVQHGCLMKVVVPQKLRKRVLEELHAGHPGIVRMKAIARSYVWWPGLDADIELLVKMCQSCQQIQKMPCQAPLHPWQWPSKPWDRIHVDFAGPCEGHMILVVVDAHSKWPEVQLMKSTTSEKTIEVLQNFFSHYGLPEILVSDNELQFISQEFSTFLKANYVKHICSAPYHPATNGQAERFVQSLKQALNPSKGCSTLQKWLEKFLLTYRTTLHLTTKEPPSLLFLGHQMRTRLDALQPSVADAVRLSQTSQVLSRAGRSKPRHFV; translated from the coding sequence ATGGAGAAACTTCCTGTCACTGCTGCCGATATCCGCCGTGAGACTATGGTTGATCCGACCTTACCTACAGTCATCGAATTGGTCGTGAAAGGGACTCAAGCTGTGAATCTGACTGGAAACAATGAGCTCACACCTTTCGTTTCCAGGTGCAATGAACTGTCTGTCCAACATGGTTGTTTAATGAAAGTGGTTGTTCCCCAAAAGCTGCGTAAAAGAGTGCTGGAAGAATTACATGCTGGCCATCCGGGTATTGTCAGAATGAAAGCCATAGCACGCAGCTATGTATGGTGGCCAGGACTTGATGCCGACATTGAACTATTAGTGAAAATGTGTCAGTCATGTCAACAGATACAGAAAATGCCATGCCAAGCCCCCCTCCACCCATGGCAGTGGCCGAGCAAACCATGGGACCGCATACATGTTGATTTTGCTGGGCCATGTGAAGGCCACATGATTCTAGTGGTGGTCGATGCACATTCAAAATGGCCGGAGGTGCAGTTGATGAAGTCAACGACGTCAGAAAAGACAATTGAAGTTTTGCAGAATTTTTTCAGTCACTATGGGTTGCCTGAAATCCTCGTCAGTGATAATGAGCTGCAATTTATTTCACAGGAGTTTTCAACCTTCTTGAAGGCAAATTATGTGAAACACATTTGCTCCGCTCCATATCACCCGGCAACTAATGGGCAGGCTGAAAGGTTTGTTCAATCCCTGAAGCAAGCACTAAACCCCTCTAAGGGTTGCTCTACGCTGCAAAAATGGCTTGAAAAATTCTTGCTGACTTATCGCACAACACTGCATTTGACGACAAAAGAGCCTCCCTCCCTGTTGTTTTTGGGACACCAGATGCGCACGCGTCTCGATGCCTTACAACCCAGTGTAGCAGATGCTGTACGACTCTCGCAAACCTCCCAGGTCCTCAGCCGAGCTGGTCGTTCAAAGCCAAGACATTTTGTATAA